One genomic segment of Chroogloeocystis siderophila 5.2 s.c.1 includes these proteins:
- the cbiM gene encoding cobalt transporter CbiM — protein MHIPDGILPAAIIVAGYATTGGVTWYSLRQIKRDRNPQENIPKASLLTAAFFVASWVHIPVPPASVHLILNGLMGTILGYYAFPAILIGLFFQAVMFQHGGLSTLGVNASMFGIPAILAYHLFQLRYKFGKNNRVWTGIFAFLAGAGGLGLSVVLFFFLVITNIPANIDAAIERNAIYGLVLAHIPLMLIEGAFTAAVALFLMRVKPELLESR, from the coding sequence ATGCATATTCCTGACGGTATCCTTCCCGCTGCGATTATTGTTGCAGGCTACGCAACGACTGGCGGGGTAACGTGGTACTCACTGCGTCAAATTAAACGCGATCGCAACCCCCAAGAAAATATTCCGAAAGCATCGTTACTTACAGCAGCGTTTTTTGTTGCTTCTTGGGTTCATATTCCCGTACCGCCAGCGAGCGTTCATTTAATTCTCAATGGATTGATGGGGACTATTCTGGGATACTATGCTTTCCCGGCAATTCTTATTGGTTTATTTTTTCAAGCGGTGATGTTTCAGCATGGAGGTTTATCAACGCTGGGAGTTAATGCAAGTATGTTTGGTATTCCAGCAATTTTGGCTTATCACTTGTTTCAGCTACGTTACAAATTTGGTAAAAATAACCGCGTGTGGACAGGGATATTTGCTTTTTTAGCTGGCGCGGGTGGTTTGGGGCTTTCAGTCGTGTTATTTTTCTTTTTAGTAATTACGAATATTCCGGCAAATATTGATGCAGCAATAGAACGCAATGCAATTTATGGACTTGTACTTGCACATATCCCATTGATGCTGATTGAGGGCGCGTTTACTGCAGCAGTAGCTTTATTTCTGATGCGAGTTAAGCCGGAATTACTAGAAAGTCGATGA